A single window of Pontibacillus chungwhensis DNA harbors:
- the ilvN gene encoding acetolactate synthase small subunit has protein sequence MKRIITATVQNRSGVLNRVTGLLHKRQFNIESISVGRTETEGISKMTFVVDVEDSQKLEQLTKQLNKQIDVLKVSDITDKAIVARELALIKVGSTIQTRNEIQTIIEPFRATVIDVSKESMTVQVTGKSDKVEALIDLLRPYGVKELARTGLTAFLRGQQPQVAEFTPQSLLQ, from the coding sequence ATGAAACGGATCATTACAGCAACCGTCCAAAACAGAAGCGGCGTTTTAAACCGTGTGACGGGGCTCCTCCACAAACGACAATTTAATATCGAAAGCATTTCCGTTGGTCGTACGGAAACTGAAGGCATATCGAAAATGACATTTGTTGTGGATGTCGAGGATAGCCAAAAGCTTGAACAATTAACGAAGCAGCTGAACAAACAAATCGATGTGCTAAAGGTATCAGACATTACCGATAAAGCGATCGTAGCTCGGGAGCTTGCGTTAATTAAAGTAGGCAGCACCATTCAAACCCGCAACGAAATCCAAACGATTATTGAACCTTTCCGTGCCACCGTCATCGACGTCAGTAAAGAAAGCATGACGGTTCAGGTTACTGGAAAATCAGATAAAGTGGAAGCGCTCATTGACCTCCTCCGCCCTTACGGTGTGAAGGAATTAGCGCGAACTGGGCTTACGGCTTTCTTACGAGGGCAGCAGCCCCAAGTCGCAGAGTTCACTCCACAATCCCTGCTACAGTAA
- a CDS encoding acetate uptake transporter, which produces MNEQQTTQKVQVATADPSAIGLFGLAMVTLVASSAKLGWTDGVSFVLPWAIFLGGIAQLIASSLDAKHNNTFGTTAFGAFGLFWLGVGTSWLIDFGVFGEAAAAAVDPNQLGMAYIGYLIFSVFMTIGAMETHKVLFFIFVFIDFLFIGLSFSTLGIMPEGMHTLAAIAEFCIALLSFYGSAASVLNTHFGRVTLPVGKPFGIFKD; this is translated from the coding sequence ATGAATGAACAACAAACAACGCAAAAGGTCCAAGTAGCAACGGCCGATCCATCTGCTATCGGGCTGTTTGGCCTTGCCATGGTAACGCTTGTCGCATCATCCGCTAAATTAGGCTGGACTGACGGCGTCTCATTTGTCTTGCCATGGGCCATATTCTTAGGAGGGATCGCACAGCTCATCGCGAGTTCTCTGGATGCTAAACACAACAATACATTCGGAACCACTGCTTTTGGAGCTTTTGGCTTATTCTGGCTTGGTGTGGGAACTTCGTGGTTAATTGATTTTGGCGTTTTCGGCGAAGCAGCAGCGGCAGCGGTAGACCCTAATCAGCTAGGGATGGCTTACATTGGATACTTAATCTTTAGTGTCTTTATGACGATTGGCGCTATGGAAACTCATAAAGTCTTGTTCTTTATCTTCGTCTTTATTGATTTCTTATTTATTGGACTATCTTTCTCTACTCTAGGCATTATGCCTGAAGGGATGCACACCCTAGCAGCGATTGCAGAATTCTGCATCGCCCTCTTAAGCTTCTACGGTTCCGCTGCAAGTGTCTTAAACACACACTTCGGCCGCGTAACCTTACCAGTAGGAAAGCCATTTGGTATCTTCAAAGACTAA
- a CDS encoding alpha/beta fold hydrolase, translated as MSHFIEVESGVKLFVEDIGEGQPIVFIHGWPLNHKMFEYQMNELPQKGYRFIGIDLRGFGQSDKPAFGYDYDTLAHDIKVVVETLELKNFFLAGFSMGGPISIQYATKHANDQLAQLILIGAAAPSFTARDGFQHGMPQEEVDGLINAFQNDRPKALKDFGGNFFHKATSAPFDEWFFHLGLEASSHATIETAKSLRDEDLRHVLEYVNVPTLIMHGEDDNICDYAFSEILHNEIKDSTFVSFEISGHGLVYDEREKCNEELLKLLK; from the coding sequence ATGTCACATTTTATTGAAGTAGAATCTGGAGTAAAGCTTTTTGTAGAAGATATTGGCGAAGGACAGCCCATCGTCTTCATCCACGGATGGCCTTTAAATCATAAGATGTTTGAATACCAAATGAATGAACTTCCACAGAAAGGCTACCGCTTTATCGGCATTGATCTGCGTGGATTTGGACAATCTGATAAACCGGCATTTGGCTATGACTACGATACACTCGCTCACGATATAAAAGTGGTTGTGGAAACGTTAGAACTTAAAAACTTCTTCCTGGCCGGCTTTTCCATGGGCGGACCAATTAGCATCCAATACGCAACGAAACACGCCAACGATCAACTAGCCCAGCTTATTCTAATCGGAGCCGCTGCCCCTAGCTTCACGGCTCGGGACGGATTCCAGCACGGTATGCCGCAAGAAGAAGTAGACGGTCTGATCAATGCTTTCCAAAATGATCGACCAAAAGCCTTAAAAGACTTTGGCGGTAACTTCTTTCATAAAGCAACCTCAGCACCATTTGACGAATGGTTCTTCCATTTAGGATTAGAAGCCAGTTCCCATGCAACGATAGAGACAGCCAAATCCTTAAGAGATGAAGACCTCAGGCACGTGTTAGAGTACGTAAACGTGCCAACCCTTATCATGCACGGTGAGGATGACAACATTTGTGATTATGCCTTCTCCGAAATTTTACACAATGAAATTAAGGACTCCACGTTCGTTTCATTTGAAATTAGCGGACATGGCCTTGTTTACGATGAGCGCGAAAAATGTAATGAAGAGCTCTTAAAGCTCCTAAAATAA
- a CDS encoding 5'-methylthioadenosine/S-adenosylhomocysteine nucleosidase, with product MKQNVFTKQVAIIATLCLILLAGCSSTAESQTSEEEVQPILVQGPMPIEAENFADKLSDVEEETSGTFVFYKGKLDGYPVIVAKTGKGMENTAAATAVAIELYNPAAIINQGTSGGHDPNLNVFDIVLGEKTTNIGSLKTGDRADGEGIKPTNWIPMDLMASEGSAGEDPDAEKARFFEGDEDLLAAAKAVKDVHTEGKVVEGTIGSADVWNNEVDRIQWFHENYGTSVEEMEGAAGAQIAKAYDVPFLGIRILSNNKTNGGQYNPETASANQEYVFEVVKEYIDSYVEK from the coding sequence ATGAAGCAAAACGTATTCACAAAACAAGTAGCCATCATTGCAACATTATGTCTTATCTTACTGGCAGGATGTAGTTCCACGGCAGAATCACAAACATCTGAAGAAGAGGTTCAACCGATTCTGGTTCAGGGTCCGATGCCAATTGAAGCGGAAAACTTCGCCGATAAACTATCAGATGTGGAAGAAGAAACATCCGGCACATTTGTATTTTATAAAGGAAAGCTTGATGGATATCCTGTCATCGTTGCGAAAACAGGTAAAGGAATGGAAAACACAGCTGCTGCAACTGCCGTAGCAATCGAACTTTATAACCCTGCAGCGATTATTAATCAGGGTACTTCAGGAGGACACGATCCGAATTTGAATGTATTTGATATTGTGTTAGGTGAAAAAACGACAAACATTGGCTCTCTTAAGACAGGAGACCGAGCGGACGGAGAAGGAATCAAGCCAACGAACTGGATTCCAATGGACTTAATGGCTTCTGAAGGAAGTGCAGGAGAGGACCCTGATGCGGAGAAAGCTCGATTCTTTGAAGGGGACGAAGATCTTCTTGCCGCAGCAAAAGCGGTTAAAGATGTCCATACAGAAGGAAAAGTCGTTGAAGGAACGATTGGGTCTGCGGATGTATGGAATAATGAAGTCGACCGCATTCAATGGTTCCACGAAAATTACGGCACATCTGTAGAAGAGATGGAAGGAGCAGCAGGGGCTCAAATCGCAAAAGCGTATGATGTTCCTTTCTTAGGTATTCGCATTCTTTCTAATAATAAAACAAATGGTGGACAGTATAACCCTGAAACAGCTAGCGCTAATCAGGAATATGTGTTTGAGGTTGTAAAAGAATATATCGATTCTTATGTAGAGAAGTAA
- a CDS encoding LysE family translocator, protein MFPTMISSIILGLSIAAPIGPINIEIVKRGLLYGFWPAFLVGLGGMSSDLLLMAAMFFGLSQVLTMVWVKITLMGLGCFILIHSGWVNLFASVVPNEAKESVHRQSVQVRRRSYITGLTIAGTNPMNLLFWISIYGSVLSSSFQQDNQLQAFLTSSLVFVGIGLWNLNLALTVHFSRILMNQAVMRSICIIASLVLIGFGIYFGYQCAVLVFQII, encoded by the coding sequence ATGTTTCCTACCATGATTAGTTCCATTATTCTGGGATTATCGATTGCGGCGCCTATTGGCCCCATCAACATTGAAATTGTGAAGCGAGGTTTGCTTTATGGATTCTGGCCCGCTTTTTTAGTCGGGCTTGGCGGGATGAGCTCTGATCTTTTATTGATGGCTGCAATGTTCTTTGGGCTATCACAGGTTTTAACGATGGTTTGGGTCAAGATTACCTTAATGGGACTGGGTTGTTTTATTCTGATCCACTCTGGCTGGGTCAATTTATTTGCAAGCGTTGTCCCAAACGAAGCAAAAGAGAGCGTTCATCGCCAATCGGTTCAAGTCAGACGGAGATCGTATATTACAGGATTAACCATAGCCGGAACGAATCCAATGAATTTATTATTTTGGATTAGTATTTATGGGTCTGTACTAAGCTCTAGTTTCCAACAGGACAATCAGCTCCAAGCCTTCCTTACAAGTAGTTTAGTGTTTGTGGGAATTGGGCTTTGGAATCTAAATCTCGCCTTAACCGTGCATTTCAGTCGTATACTGATGAACCAAGCTGTTATGCGAAGCATTTGTATTATCGCAAGTCTTGTTTTAATTGGTTTTGGCATTTATTTCGGGTACCAGTGTGCTGTGCTGGTGTTTCAAATTATTTAA
- a CDS encoding DEAD/DEAH box helicase — MEQQSPFFESLKPFIKDAWNKAGFSRATAVQNETAPLIVEGKDVIAEAPTGSGKTLAYLLPVLQKIDPEAKQAQVVILASSQELVMQIFDEVRKWTEGSGIKSTSLIGGANVKRQLEKLKKKPHIIVGTPGRVNELIEKKKLKMHEVKTIVLDEGDQLLVPEHMKTIRSIIKPTLKERQLLVFSATLSETAVEDARSLMQEPEVLKVEDKETEQPEVDHYYIVSEGRKKADTLRKLVYLKGFKGLAFMRDIGNLTVFAEKLDYRGVDVGTLHGDTKKQQRAQVLKKFRRNEYRLVLATDVAARGIDLPDINYIINVDPPKETEYTHRAGRTGRLGSSEGTVITIVTPDEEKKMKKLAKDLNLNIKKTDIYKGQLK; from the coding sequence ATGGAACAACAATCACCATTTTTTGAAAGCTTGAAACCTTTCATAAAGGATGCATGGAACAAAGCAGGGTTTTCTCGAGCCACTGCCGTTCAGAACGAAACAGCGCCTTTAATTGTGGAAGGTAAAGATGTCATAGCAGAAGCACCAACAGGGAGTGGGAAGACGTTAGCCTATCTATTGCCTGTTTTACAAAAGATTGATCCAGAGGCTAAGCAGGCTCAAGTCGTCATTTTAGCTTCCTCGCAAGAACTTGTGATGCAGATTTTCGATGAAGTACGAAAGTGGACGGAAGGAAGTGGCATCAAAAGTACATCCCTGATCGGGGGTGCGAATGTGAAGCGTCAGCTCGAGAAACTGAAAAAGAAACCTCATATCATTGTTGGGACACCTGGGCGTGTTAATGAGCTGATTGAGAAGAAGAAGCTGAAAATGCATGAAGTGAAAACAATCGTCCTAGATGAAGGAGATCAGCTGCTCGTACCAGAACATATGAAAACGATCCGTAGCATTATTAAGCCGACGCTTAAAGAACGCCAGCTGCTTGTTTTCTCGGCTACCCTTTCTGAAACAGCGGTAGAAGATGCTCGTAGCCTTATGCAAGAACCTGAAGTGCTGAAGGTTGAAGATAAAGAAACAGAACAGCCAGAGGTAGATCATTATTACATCGTAAGTGAAGGCCGCAAGAAAGCAGACACTCTTCGTAAACTTGTTTATTTAAAAGGGTTCAAAGGTCTTGCGTTCATGCGGGACATTGGGAACTTAACGGTGTTTGCTGAGAAGCTTGATTATCGCGGGGTTGATGTAGGTACCCTTCACGGGGATACGAAGAAGCAACAACGTGCGCAGGTTCTAAAGAAATTCCGTCGAAATGAATACAGACTCGTACTAGCAACAGATGTTGCTGCCCGTGGAATTGATTTACCTGATATTAATTATATTATCAACGTGGATCCTCCAAAAGAAACGGAGTACACTCACCGTGCAGGTCGGACTGGACGCCTTGGTTCTTCAGAGGGTACAGTTATTACGATTGTAACTCCTGACGAAGAGAAGAAAATGAAAAAGCTAGCCAAAGACCTTAACCTCAACATTAAGAAAACAGATATTTACAAAGGTCAACTAAAATAA
- a CDS encoding 4a-hydroxytetrahydrobiopterin dehydratase produces MAAYTEEEIQHSLQDVPEWERKDGSIERTFTFNEYLDGIQFVNKLAAIAEEKDHHPYIGVDYGKVTVSLTSHDVKGLSARDFDLAQRYDEAYTNLES; encoded by the coding sequence ATGGCAGCATATACAGAAGAAGAAATTCAACACTCCCTACAGGATGTGCCTGAATGGGAACGGAAAGACGGTTCAATCGAAAGAACCTTTACGTTTAACGAATACTTAGATGGCATTCAGTTTGTGAACAAATTAGCCGCAATCGCTGAAGAAAAAGACCACCATCCTTACATTGGAGTCGATTATGGGAAGGTAACCGTTTCTCTTACATCCCACGACGTCAAAGGCCTATCCGCCAGAGACTTCGACCTCGCCCAGCGCTACGACGAAGCCTATACGAACTTAGAATCCTAA
- a CDS encoding YqjF family protein, translating to MKKSWIMKQDWNDLIFIHWPVKVDDLRPHVPDCFDIDTYEGWAWIAIVPFQMKNIQLRGLPPVPGFNQLLELNVRTYVTYNGEPGVYFYTLDANHLIGVGIARYVFGLNYVTARMSLDQQDGTYHFLSRRTHTGYPPAHFHARYKPVSPVLRTQPGSLMYWLTERYALWVNRGKRIYKGPIFHQNWQLQKAEVEMPINDLTDFLPSSVFDRKPVAYFSKNLHTSIFPFERYQ from the coding sequence TTGAAAAAATCGTGGATTATGAAACAAGATTGGAATGACCTGATATTTATCCATTGGCCCGTTAAAGTCGACGATCTTAGGCCACATGTGCCAGATTGTTTCGATATCGATACATACGAAGGCTGGGCTTGGATTGCCATCGTCCCCTTCCAAATGAAAAACATCCAGCTAAGAGGACTTCCACCAGTCCCTGGTTTTAATCAGTTACTTGAACTTAACGTCAGAACCTATGTAACCTATAATGGCGAACCTGGCGTTTATTTTTATACGTTAGATGCAAATCACCTCATAGGCGTTGGCATAGCCAGGTATGTGTTTGGCTTAAATTACGTAACGGCTAGGATGTCTCTCGATCAGCAAGATGGCACGTACCATTTCCTAAGCCGCAGAACCCATACTGGATACCCTCCGGCTCATTTTCATGCTCGCTACAAGCCTGTATCTCCAGTACTCAGAACTCAACCCGGGTCTTTAATGTATTGGCTCACAGAACGCTATGCCCTTTGGGTGAACCGTGGGAAACGAATCTATAAGGGTCCGATTTTTCATCAAAACTGGCAGTTGCAGAAGGCTGAAGTGGAGATGCCTATAAATGACCTGACAGATTTTCTCCCTTCTTCTGTGTTTGACCGAAAACCCGTAGCGTACTTCTCAAAAAATCTCCATACCAGTATCTTCCCGTTCGAGCGTTACCAATAA
- the ilvE gene encoding branched-chain-amino-acid transaminase: protein MSSQWIFLNGQFVKKEEAVVSVYDHGFLYGDGVFEGIRAYSGNIFKLDEHVNRLYDSAKSILLELPYEKEEFKQVIVDTIRQNELSDAYIRVVVSRGPGNLGLDPASCPTPRVVIIAEALALFPKELYERGLRLGSVASRRNRPDVLSPQVKSLNYLNNILVKLEANQAGVDEALMLNDQGYVTEGSADNIFIVKNGTIYTPPVYLGALEGVTRNAIIDLAEEHGYELKQEPFTRHDVYVADEVFLTGTAAEVIAVVDVDKRQIGNGLPGEVTNHMLQLFRELVVRDGVQCYPENKKDVAVS from the coding sequence ATGAGCAGTCAATGGATTTTCCTAAACGGCCAATTTGTTAAAAAAGAAGAGGCGGTCGTTTCAGTCTACGACCATGGATTTTTATATGGAGACGGGGTGTTCGAAGGGATTAGAGCCTATAGCGGCAACATCTTCAAACTCGACGAACACGTGAACCGCCTTTATGACTCCGCGAAGTCAATCTTGCTTGAGTTACCATACGAAAAGGAGGAATTTAAGCAAGTCATTGTCGATACAATCCGTCAAAACGAATTGTCTGACGCGTATATCCGAGTTGTTGTATCACGCGGACCTGGCAACCTTGGCTTAGATCCAGCAAGCTGCCCTACACCACGCGTTGTGATCATCGCAGAAGCACTCGCGCTTTTCCCTAAGGAATTATATGAACGAGGTTTACGCCTTGGATCCGTTGCTTCTAGACGCAATCGACCAGACGTACTAAGTCCACAAGTAAAATCATTGAATTACTTAAATAATATCCTAGTGAAATTAGAAGCGAACCAAGCCGGTGTAGACGAAGCTCTTATGCTAAACGACCAAGGTTACGTAACAGAAGGATCAGCCGATAATATCTTTATTGTGAAAAACGGCACGATCTATACCCCACCTGTTTATCTCGGAGCTTTAGAAGGTGTAACGCGAAATGCGATTATCGACCTTGCCGAGGAACATGGATATGAACTCAAACAAGAACCTTTCACACGCCACGATGTTTATGTGGCTGATGAGGTCTTCTTAACAGGAACAGCTGCTGAGGTAATCGCTGTTGTGGACGTCGACAAACGACAGATTGGGAACGGATTGCCTGGTGAAGTCACCAACCACATGCTCCAATTATTCCGTGAACTTGTCGTACGTGACGGTGTTCAGTGTTATCCAGAGAATAAAAAAGATGTAGCTGTTAGTTAG
- a CDS encoding SET domain-containing protein has protein sequence MIEIKTSSLSDGEYNRGVFATRDIEKRELIHEAPVIPYPNEDHEHIEKTLLADYAFEYGANHTALLLGYGMLFNHSYQPNSNYVINFDNDTFEFYAYTDIKAGEEILINYNGFVDDQELLWFDKE, from the coding sequence ATGATTGAAATTAAGACATCAAGTCTCTCTGATGGAGAGTATAACAGAGGCGTTTTCGCTACGCGTGATATTGAGAAGCGTGAACTAATCCACGAAGCCCCGGTCATACCTTATCCAAATGAAGACCATGAGCATATTGAGAAAACGCTCCTGGCTGACTATGCCTTTGAATATGGAGCGAATCACACGGCCCTTCTTTTAGGGTACGGAATGCTGTTTAACCACTCGTATCAACCGAATTCAAATTACGTCATTAATTTTGATAACGATACGTTCGAGTTTTACGCTTACACGGATATTAAAGCTGGTGAGGAAATTCTCATTAACTATAACGGATTCGTCGATGACCAAGAACTTCTTTGGTTCGATAAAGAATAA
- the ilvD gene encoding dihydroxy-acid dehydratase — MRSDMIKVGIDRAPHRSLLHAAGVHTRDLEKPFIGVCNSYIDIIPGHKHLNKFAEVVKEAIREAGGIPFEFNTIGVDDGIAMGHIGMRYSLPSREIIADSAETVINAHWFDGVFFIPNCDKITPGMLMASMRTNVPSVFVTGGPMEAGVSSSGDPLSLVSVFEGVGAYNQGKMSQAELAELETSACPTCGSCSGMFTANSMNSLMEMLGVTVPGNATIVATSDERHRLIKEAAHHLVDLVKKDIRPRDIATEKAFDDAFALDMAMGGSTNTVLHTLAIAHEAGVDYDLSRVNSIAEKTPYLAKISPASDYSMQDVHNAGGLSAIIRELCQIEGLIDRDRVTITGKSVYENVKDAEILNKDVIREKENPYSPVGGLSILYGNLAPDGGVIKVGAVDPSIKQFNGKAIVFNSQDEAQAGIDDGTVQAGHVVVIRYEGPKGGPGMPEMLAPTSAIAGRGLDKDVALITDGRFSGATRGISIGHVSPEAAEGGPIGLVADGDPIQIDLEARTIKLFVEDDVLEERRAAWEKPPSKIDGRGYLAKYQKLVTSANTGGIMKV; from the coding sequence ATGAGAAGTGACATGATCAAAGTTGGAATCGACCGCGCTCCCCACCGCTCTTTATTACATGCAGCCGGGGTGCACACAAGAGATCTTGAGAAACCATTTATCGGTGTTTGTAACTCTTATATTGATATCATTCCAGGGCACAAACACTTAAATAAATTCGCAGAGGTTGTAAAAGAAGCCATTCGAGAAGCTGGTGGTATTCCATTTGAATTTAACACGATCGGTGTTGATGATGGTATCGCCATGGGACACATTGGAATGCGTTACTCCCTTCCAAGCCGTGAGATTATTGCCGATAGTGCTGAAACCGTCATTAATGCTCACTGGTTTGATGGAGTGTTCTTCATTCCAAACTGTGACAAGATCACACCTGGAATGCTGATGGCATCCATGCGCACGAACGTTCCTTCTGTTTTCGTAACAGGTGGACCGATGGAAGCCGGGGTATCTTCAAGTGGTGATCCCCTCTCTCTTGTATCGGTTTTCGAAGGCGTTGGAGCCTACAACCAAGGAAAGATGAGCCAAGCTGAGTTAGCCGAGTTAGAAACATCTGCCTGCCCGACTTGCGGATCATGCTCAGGCATGTTTACCGCCAATTCCATGAACTCTCTGATGGAAATGCTAGGTGTAACGGTACCTGGTAACGCTACAATTGTAGCCACATCAGATGAGCGTCATCGTCTTATTAAAGAGGCAGCGCATCATTTAGTAGACCTAGTGAAGAAGGACATTCGTCCAAGAGATATCGCGACAGAGAAAGCGTTCGACGATGCGTTTGCATTGGATATGGCAATGGGAGGTTCTACAAACACAGTCCTTCACACACTAGCCATCGCCCATGAAGCAGGCGTTGATTATGATTTGAGCCGAGTGAATAGCATAGCCGAGAAAACGCCATATTTGGCCAAGATTAGCCCAGCATCAGATTACTCTATGCAAGACGTTCACAATGCAGGTGGCCTCAGTGCCATCATCCGTGAACTGTGTCAGATTGAAGGATTGATTGATCGCGACCGGGTTACCATTACCGGAAAATCCGTTTACGAAAACGTAAAAGACGCTGAGATCTTAAATAAAGATGTTATTAGGGAAAAAGAGAACCCGTATAGCCCAGTCGGAGGCTTATCGATCCTCTACGGAAATCTTGCCCCTGATGGTGGCGTCATTAAAGTTGGTGCCGTTGATCCTTCCATTAAGCAGTTTAACGGGAAAGCGATCGTCTTTAACTCACAAGATGAAGCGCAGGCTGGAATTGATGACGGAACGGTCCAAGCAGGTCACGTGGTCGTCATTCGATATGAAGGGCCAAAAGGCGGACCTGGCATGCCAGAGATGCTTGCCCCTACCTCAGCCATTGCGGGTCGAGGCTTAGATAAAGATGTCGCTTTAATTACAGACGGACGCTTTTCAGGCGCAACGCGCGGTATATCAATCGGTCACGTTTCACCTGAAGCTGCTGAAGGTGGTCCGATCGGCTTAGTCGCTGACGGGGATCCAATTCAGATTGACCTCGAAGCAAGAACGATTAAACTTTTTGTAGAAGACGATGTGTTAGAAGAACGAAGAGCGGCATGGGAAAAGCCCCCTAGTAAAATCGATGGTCGTGGCTACCTTGCCAAATACCAGAAGCTCGTTACTTCCGCAAATACAGGCGGAATCATGAAAGTATAA
- the ilvB gene encoding biosynthetic-type acetolactate synthase large subunit codes for MKVEAKQQAQQPTESFAAAPKTGADLLVDTLVQVGVDTLFGYPGGAVLPIYDAIYRAGDAFNHILSRHEQGSIHAAEGYARVSGKPGVVIATSGPGATNLITGIADAMMDSLPLVVFTGQVGSGVIGTDAFQEADVMGITTPITKHNYQVQSLSDLPRIVKEAFHIASTGRPGPVVVDIPKDISSSTAEESYDTTFFLQGYQPTVKPNPLQLTKLKEALAHAKKPVILAGAGVIHAGASEELKNFAEKHALPVTTTLLGLGSFPGENELSLGMAGMHGTYSANMALYDCDLLINVGARFDDRLTGNLNHFAPKATVAHVDIDPAEIGKNVKTHIPIVADAKKALMELEKMDVEMKNHGDWLKEVSGNKANFPLWFDNPEEEMVPQWLISALHRVTEGNAIVTTDVGQHQMWAAQYYSFNKPNRWVTSGGLGTMGFGFPAAIGAQIASPDEPVVAIVGDGGFQMTLQELSVLKEQNLPVKIIIVNNGALGMVRQWQEKFYEERFSQSLLQSQPDFVKLAESYGIRGELVQSQDELSQILADVFDYDGPVLMDCRVLQQENVYPMIAPGKGLHEMIGVKR; via the coding sequence GTGAAGGTAGAAGCAAAACAGCAGGCACAGCAACCAACTGAGTCTTTTGCAGCCGCTCCAAAAACTGGAGCAGACCTTCTCGTTGACACACTCGTACAAGTAGGTGTTGATACGTTATTTGGGTATCCGGGAGGGGCCGTTTTACCAATTTATGATGCGATATACCGAGCAGGAGATGCATTTAATCATATTCTCTCCCGCCACGAACAAGGTTCGATCCATGCAGCTGAAGGCTACGCTCGCGTTTCAGGCAAACCTGGCGTTGTCATCGCCACTTCTGGACCAGGAGCTACCAACTTAATTACCGGGATCGCTGATGCGATGATGGATTCTCTCCCACTCGTCGTGTTCACAGGTCAAGTAGGCAGCGGAGTAATTGGAACAGATGCTTTCCAGGAAGCAGACGTTATGGGGATTACCACTCCAATTACAAAACACAACTACCAGGTTCAATCTTTAAGCGACCTCCCTCGTATTGTGAAAGAAGCGTTCCATATTGCTTCTACTGGTCGACCTGGTCCTGTTGTCGTCGATATTCCAAAAGATATCTCATCAAGCACGGCAGAAGAGTCTTATGATACGACCTTCTTCCTGCAAGGATATCAGCCGACGGTCAAACCGAATCCACTTCAGCTAACGAAATTAAAAGAAGCGTTGGCCCATGCTAAAAAACCAGTCATTCTTGCTGGAGCAGGTGTTATTCACGCGGGGGCATCGGAAGAATTGAAGAATTTTGCTGAGAAGCATGCCCTTCCTGTAACCACTACCCTTTTGGGACTTGGCAGCTTCCCTGGTGAGAACGAATTAAGCCTTGGGATGGCTGGGATGCACGGAACGTATTCCGCTAATATGGCGCTTTACGATTGCGACCTTCTCATTAATGTCGGTGCCAGGTTTGATGACCGCCTGACCGGAAATTTAAATCACTTTGCTCCAAAAGCAACAGTGGCTCACGTGGATATCGATCCTGCTGAGATCGGGAAAAACGTGAAAACGCACATTCCTATCGTGGCAGATGCGAAGAAAGCCCTGATGGAACTTGAGAAGATGGACGTGGAGATGAAGAATCACGGAGATTGGCTAAAAGAGGTATCCGGAAACAAAGCGAACTTCCCTCTTTGGTTCGATAATCCTGAAGAAGAAATGGTGCCACAATGGCTCATCTCAGCTCTTCATAGAGTTACAGAAGGAAACGCGATCGTCACAACAGATGTGGGGCAACACCAAATGTGGGCCGCACAGTATTATTCCTTTAACAAACCGAATCGCTGGGTCACATCAGGTGGTCTTGGCACAATGGGCTTTGGCTTCCCCGCTGCAATCGGCGCCCAAATCGCCTCCCCTGACGAACCTGTTGTTGCGATTGTCGGAGATGGCGGATTCCAAATGACACTGCAAGAGCTGTCTGTCTTAAAAGAACAGAACCTACCCGTCAAAATTATTATCGTAAACAACGGTGCACTCGGCATGGTTCGTCAGTGGCAAGAGAAATTTTATGAAGAGCGATTCTCTCAATCCCTCCTTCAATCACAGCCAGACTTTGTGAAACTTGCTGAAAGTTACGGCATTCGAGGAGAACTTGTCCAGTCACAAGACGAATTGTCTCAAATCTTGGCTGATGTGTTTGATTACGATGGTCCCGTACTGATGGACTGCCGCGTTCTACAGCAAGAAAATGTCTATCCAATGATCGCCCCAGGAAAAGGGCTACACGAAATGATTGGGGTGAAACGATGA